TTCTTTAAATTTATTTCAGCATTATTATTAGATCTATCTAGAATTTATAAAAAATATGACTGGGCAATGTTGTGACATATTAATTGTTTACGCGACAATAATCCAGAATTATTTAAAAAATTAGGTAGTGATATTGGTACTGATAGTACCGCCGAAGGATTTTTAGCAAAACCATTGAATCAAATGTTAGGAATTTTAAAAGCCGAAGGTAACTTGGGAAAATTAAGTATTTTTTCATTAAATCCTAATAATTGAGATGCGATTGCTACTTTAGCAGGAAATTTTCAAAATAATGATGATGGAATTAAAGGAATGATTCAGTTAGGAACCGCTTGGTGATTTGCGGATACTTATACTGGTAATATTATGCAAATTGAAAAATTTGCGGAGTTATCAACCTTAGGAGTTAACATTGGAATGCTAACTGATTCTCGTGCTTACTCATCATTTGCTCGTCATGATTATTATCGAAGAATTTTATGTAATCTGGTTGGAGAGTGAGTGGAAAGAGGAATGTGTGTCAATGATGATACTATCTTAAAAAGATTAATTGAAGGGATCTGTTTTAACAATGCCAAAGAATATTTTGGATACTAATATAAGTGATTTTTTAATCAAAAAATTTAGTTTAGTTAATAAGGTTGCTCTTGTAACTGGGGGTAATACCGGAATTGGCTATGAGATTGCGTTAGCCTTAGCCAAGGCAGGAGCTGATTTATATATTTTTTGTTATGACAACACGAATACTGCACAAATGGAAAAGGAAGTAGTAAAATTAGGAAGAAAAATAGTTTTTGAATATGGTGATTTAACTAATTCAAAAACCTTAGTTCAAATTGTTCCGCATGTTTTGCAAAATTTTCAACACTTAGATATTGTTGTGAATAATGCGGGAGCTATTTCCCGAACACCAATTTTATCAGGTACTGATGAAGAATGACAGCATGTACTTGCGATTAATTTAACTGCGGTTTATCAGTTATCACGCGAAGCTGCGCAGGTTATGGTTAACCAGCAGTCTGGTAAAATCATTAACATTGCTTCGATGTTATCTTATCAAGGAGGGAAATTTGTTC
The sequence above is drawn from the Spiroplasma eriocheiris genome and encodes:
- the kduD gene encoding 2-dehydro-3-deoxy-D-gluconate 5-dehydrogenase KduD gives rise to the protein MPKNILDTNISDFLIKKFSLVNKVALVTGGNTGIGYEIALALAKAGADLYIFCYDNTNTAQMEKEVVKLGRKIVFEYGDLTNSKTLVQIVPHVLQNFQHLDIVVNNAGAISRTPILSGTDEEWQHVLAINLTAVYQLSREAAQVMVNQQSGKIINIASMLSYQGGKFVPSYTASKHGVAGLTKAFCNELASYNIQVNAIAPGYIETANTAPIRQDPVRSAEILNRIPSGRWGQPQDLGLTAVFLASPASDYLNGSLISVDGGWLAR